In the genome of Petrotoga olearia DSM 13574, one region contains:
- a CDS encoding glutamate synthase subunit beta: MGDPQGFLKYERKTPEERSSKIRINDWEELYIEMEKDELRMQAARCMNCGTPFCHSGILINHMVSGCPLNNLIPEWNDLVYRNLWREAYERLIETNSFPEFTGRVCPAPCEKACVNNLVKDPVSIKSIEYYIIEEAFKNGWVEVDKPSYSTGKKVAVVGSGPAGLSCAWELNRYGHEVTVFEKNDYPGGLLTYGIPNMKLDKKIVKRRIELMGKSGIQFKTNVDVGKDYPAQKLKEEFDAVVLCGGTAKARDLNVEGRNLNGIYFATEFLKSANERILSQLLKSEKDIEEISAKGKSVIVIGGGDTGTDCVGVSLRQGCKSVVQFEIMDKPPLLRGQNNPWPEWPKVLTVDYAQEEYAELFGKDPRLYNISTKRFVGDTKGNVKEVHTVEVEWEQDKTGKLFPRKIDGTEKVWKADLVLLALGFLGPEKYLIEQLNVEIDKRSNVKTEEGKYSTNVEGIFSAGDMRRGQSLVVWAINEAKQAAKECNEYLISSNNNNNKQRRLKTL; the protein is encoded by the coding sequence ATGGGCGACCCTCAAGGATTTCTAAAGTATGAGAGAAAAACCCCTGAAGAAAGATCCTCAAAGATAAGAATAAATGATTGGGAAGAATTATATATAGAAATGGAAAAAGATGAACTCCGAATGCAAGCAGCAAGATGTATGAACTGTGGCACGCCGTTTTGCCATTCTGGCATATTGATAAATCATATGGTCTCGGGGTGCCCTTTGAATAATTTGATTCCAGAATGGAACGATTTAGTATATAGAAACCTTTGGAGAGAAGCTTACGAAAGGTTGATCGAAACAAATAGTTTCCCAGAATTCACAGGGAGGGTCTGTCCGGCTCCATGCGAAAAAGCTTGTGTAAACAATTTGGTAAAGGATCCGGTTTCCATTAAAAGTATTGAATATTATATTATAGAAGAAGCATTCAAAAATGGTTGGGTAGAAGTGGATAAACCATCTTACTCTACTGGTAAAAAGGTGGCTGTTGTAGGTTCTGGACCGGCAGGGTTATCATGTGCTTGGGAGTTAAACAGATATGGTCATGAAGTTACCGTTTTTGAAAAGAATGATTACCCTGGGGGTTTATTGACTTACGGCATACCAAATATGAAATTGGACAAAAAGATTGTAAAAAGACGTATAGAATTGATGGGAAAATCAGGTATACAATTCAAGACTAATGTGGACGTTGGTAAAGATTACCCAGCTCAAAAGCTAAAAGAAGAGTTTGATGCCGTTGTATTATGTGGAGGTACCGCTAAAGCGAGAGATCTAAATGTGGAGGGAAGAAACCTAAACGGGATATACTTTGCCACAGAATTTTTGAAGAGTGCGAACGAGAGAATACTGTCTCAACTTTTAAAAAGTGAAAAAGATATTGAGGAGATCTCTGCCAAGGGTAAGAGTGTTATCGTAATCGGAGGAGGCGATACAGGAACGGATTGTGTGGGCGTTAGTTTAAGACAGGGTTGTAAAAGCGTGGTACAGTTTGAAATTATGGACAAACCTCCACTTTTAAGGGGGCAAAACAATCCTTGGCCAGAATGGCCCAAAGTTTTAACTGTTGATTATGCTCAGGAGGAATATGCAGAACTATTCGGTAAAGATCCGAGATTGTATAACATTTCAACTAAAAGATTTGTTGGAGATACAAAAGGTAATGTTAAAGAGGTCCATACCGTTGAAGTAGAATGGGAACAGGATAAAACAGGGAAATTGTTTCCAAGAAAAATAGACGGAACAGAAAAGGTATGGAAAGCAGATTTAGTTCTGTTAGCCTTGGGATTCTTAGGCCCTGAAAAGTATTTAATTGAGCAGCTAAATGTAGAAATAGATAAAAGATCAAACGTTAAAACGGAAGAAGGAAAATATTCGACAAATGTAGAAGGGATTTTTTCAGCTGGAGATATGAGAAGGGGACAAAGTTTGGTAGTATGGGCAATAAATGAAGCGAAACAAGCGGCAAAAGAGTGTAATGAATACTTAATTTCTTCCAATAATAACAATAATAAACAGCGTCGGCTCAAAACGCTGTAG